From Neorickettsia helminthoeca str. Oregon, one genomic window encodes:
- the ruvC gene encoding crossover junction endodeoxyribonuclease RuvC has product MNSLVLGIDPGLARTGWAVVEYKNPSEMCYIASGVISTNAREELSKRIRKIHEGVTEVIDNFDPNVSVLEKIFVNSNPCSSLKLAYCRGALMLTLALKSLPVLEIAPNAIKKRITGSGHATKLQIRYMVEKLLGLNLNLSKYSDLYDALALASSVTHYDITAVQRA; this is encoded by the coding sequence ATGAATAGTCTAGTACTCGGTATTGACCCAGGTTTGGCACGTACAGGATGGGCTGTAGTGGAATATAAGAACCCTTCTGAGATGTGCTACATTGCTTCTGGCGTGATCTCTACAAATGCTAGGGAGGAGCTTTCGAAGAGGATAAGAAAAATTCACGAAGGCGTTACTGAGGTCATTGACAATTTTGACCCTAATGTTTCAGTGTTGGAGAAAATATTTGTCAATAGCAATCCATGCTCTTCCTTGAAGCTCGCGTATTGCCGCGGTGCATTGATGTTAACCCTTGCGTTAAAGAGTCTCCCTGTACTTGAAATAGCTCCTAATGCCATCAAGAAGCGTATTACTGGGAGCGGTCACGCCACTAAGCTACAGATCAGATATATGGTGGAAAAGTTGTTGGGACTGAATCTCAACCTTTCAAAATATTCAGATTTATACGATGCGCTTGCACTTGCTTCCTCAGTGACTCACTACGATATTACGGCAGTGCAGAGAGCTTAG
- a CDS encoding pyruvate dehydrogenase complex dihydrolipoamide acetyltransferase, giving the protein MPIKILMPALSPTMKEGTLSKWLVSEGEKIKAGQVMAEIETDKATVEFEAVDEGTLAKILIPDKATNIKVNEPIGVLLEDGESEEDLENFLLTINETPVGEPIKSVEPDKLSTIGVQASMHAAASGKEKSDRILATPLAKKIASINNIDLSLIQTGSGPNGRIVKDDLKGVIKSSGEVSNSVAIATELAISPMRRVIAERLVESKQNIPHFYLSVDCHLGNLLKTREEINGYLGEKITINDFVVKATAFALGKHPDMNVSWNGDVIKQHQAIDVSVAVAIPDGLITPIVHAADKLSLSRISTEVKKLVQKAKDNKLQPIEFQGGSFTISNLGMYGIKEFTAIINPPQAAILAVGAGRKAPVIVDDAIVVRNIMTLTLSCDHRVIDGALAARFLQTLKQAIEKPAIML; this is encoded by the coding sequence ATGCCTATAAAAATACTCATGCCAGCTCTTTCGCCGACAATGAAAGAGGGTACTCTTTCAAAATGGCTGGTCAGTGAGGGTGAAAAAATAAAAGCAGGGCAAGTAATGGCTGAAATCGAAACTGATAAGGCCACTGTAGAATTCGAAGCTGTAGATGAAGGCACCCTAGCCAAAATATTGATCCCAGATAAAGCAACGAATATCAAAGTGAATGAGCCCATAGGTGTACTTCTGGAGGATGGTGAGAGTGAAGAAGATTTAGAGAATTTTTTATTAACAATCAATGAGACTCCTGTCGGAGAACCAATCAAATCAGTAGAGCCGGATAAATTATCTACCATAGGAGTACAAGCATCTATGCATGCTGCAGCAAGCGGCAAAGAGAAGTCGGATAGGATATTAGCTACCCCATTAGCTAAGAAGATAGCTTCTATTAACAACATTGATCTTTCACTGATACAAACTGGAAGCGGCCCAAATGGAAGAATCGTGAAAGACGACTTAAAGGGGGTCATTAAGTCTTCGGGGGAAGTATCTAACAGTGTTGCCATAGCCACTGAGTTAGCAATCTCTCCTATGCGTCGCGTCATAGCAGAGAGGCTTGTTGAATCGAAACAGAATATTCCGCATTTCTATCTGTCTGTGGACTGTCATCTGGGTAACCTGCTAAAGACTAGAGAGGAAATAAATGGCTATCTGGGAGAGAAAATCACCATAAACGATTTTGTCGTGAAGGCTACTGCCTTTGCTCTAGGAAAACATCCAGACATGAACGTCTCTTGGAATGGTGATGTGATTAAGCAGCATCAAGCTATTGATGTATCTGTCGCGGTCGCAATTCCAGATGGTCTGATTACACCAATTGTCCACGCTGCTGATAAACTTTCTCTTTCCAGAATTTCAACCGAAGTAAAGAAACTGGTACAAAAAGCGAAGGACAATAAATTACAACCTATTGAGTTCCAAGGAGGTTCTTTTACTATCTCCAATCTGGGTATGTATGGGATCAAGGAGTTTACAGCTATTATTAATCCTCCACAGGCAGCGATACTTGCAGTAGGAGCCGGAAGGAAAGCCCCGGTGATCGTTGACGATGCAATAGTCGTGCGAAATATTATGACACTTACTCTCTCATGCGACCATAGAGTCATCGACGGCGCATTAGCCGCACGGTTCCTACAGACACTCAAGCAAGCTATTGAAAAACCTGCGATAATGCTTTGA
- a CDS encoding malate dehydrogenase codes for MKISLIGAGNIGGTLAHLIALKGLASEVELIDVNGDTAKGKALDISQSLPIIGRTMKISGSSKMERLQGSSVIIVTAGIPRKPGMSREELLDVNALVMKEVGEKIKQFAPEAFVIVITNPLDAMVWVLKQASGISPAKIVGMAGVLDSSRMNLFLAQELDVSVSDVKSMVLGSHGDSMVPLIRYSTVSGVSLKELIDMDLISQEKVDSIIERTKAGGAEIVALLKNGSAYYTPAASALEMAESYIEDQKKTLICSVIMKGRYLVEDDIFSGIPVVIGSNGVERVVELNLTNEERRMFEASLDAARKLVEGVRKYF; via the coding sequence ATGAAAATTAGTCTAATCGGTGCAGGTAACATTGGTGGAACTTTAGCTCACTTAATAGCTTTAAAAGGTCTAGCTTCGGAGGTCGAATTAATCGATGTCAATGGTGATACGGCAAAGGGCAAGGCATTGGACATTTCCCAGAGTCTACCTATCATTGGTCGTACGATGAAAATTTCCGGTAGTTCTAAGATGGAGCGTTTGCAAGGCTCATCCGTGATTATCGTTACTGCTGGTATTCCACGAAAACCAGGAATGAGCCGAGAAGAGCTCCTAGACGTGAATGCTCTAGTGATGAAAGAAGTTGGTGAAAAAATAAAACAATTTGCTCCGGAGGCTTTTGTAATTGTTATTACTAATCCCCTGGATGCGATGGTATGGGTGTTGAAACAGGCGTCTGGCATTAGTCCAGCAAAGATTGTGGGAATGGCAGGTGTACTTGATTCGAGTAGGATGAATCTTTTCCTAGCGCAGGAACTGGACGTTTCAGTTAGCGATGTTAAGTCAATGGTGCTTGGTAGTCACGGTGATTCTATGGTTCCGCTTATTAGATATTCAACTGTTTCCGGGGTGAGTCTAAAGGAGCTCATAGATATGGATCTGATCTCCCAGGAGAAAGTCGACAGCATAATTGAACGTACCAAAGCAGGTGGAGCAGAAATAGTTGCTCTTCTTAAAAATGGTTCAGCTTACTATACTCCAGCAGCATCCGCTTTAGAGATGGCTGAGTCCTATATAGAAGACCAGAAGAAGACATTGATCTGTTCAGTGATAATGAAGGGTAGATACCTTGTTGAAGATGATATTTTTTCAGGGATACCAGTTGTAATTGGCTCTAATGGTGTTGAGCGAGTAGTTGAACTCAACCTCACTAATGAAGAGAGGAGAATGTTCGAAGCCTCCTTGGATGCGGCACGGAAACTTGTGGAAGGTGTACGTAAGTATTTCTGA
- the thiD gene encoding bifunctional hydroxymethylpyrimidine kinase/phosphomethylpyrimidine kinase: MNKKIPEICIIAGSDSIGGAGLQADLRIAALLDCSASNVVTCITAQDLKGVHAIHYLDGSMVSAQLACALSGKPQAIKIGMLGSSEIISAIWNTLKISKIPIVLDPVLIATSKFSLTKDGAFSVLLEKLIPLSYLITPNLFEAEMISGEKIYSTDTMKVAAGKILALGARNVLIKGFHCGEDSLLDLLMTEDQRFVEFRYDKIKVETTHGTGCRLSSAIACYTAIGKSLEESITLASSLVSKEILRMLSLYQSSQ, translated from the coding sequence ATGAATAAAAAAATCCCAGAGATTTGTATTATAGCTGGCTCGGATTCAATAGGTGGTGCTGGATTACAAGCAGATCTGCGGATAGCTGCTCTGCTCGATTGTAGTGCATCGAATGTCGTTACTTGCATCACTGCACAGGACTTAAAGGGTGTACACGCAATCCACTATCTGGATGGCTCAATGGTTTCCGCACAGTTGGCTTGTGCGCTTTCCGGGAAACCTCAAGCGATAAAAATAGGAATGTTAGGTAGCTCCGAGATAATATCTGCAATATGGAATACTTTGAAGATTTCCAAGATTCCGATAGTATTGGATCCAGTGTTGATAGCCACCTCGAAGTTTTCTTTGACAAAAGATGGTGCATTTTCGGTGTTACTTGAAAAATTAATACCACTTTCATACTTGATTACCCCGAACCTTTTTGAAGCAGAAATGATTTCTGGGGAGAAAATCTACAGCACTGACACTATGAAGGTAGCCGCCGGGAAAATATTGGCTCTAGGAGCGAGAAACGTCCTTATTAAGGGTTTCCATTGTGGGGAGGATAGCTTACTGGATTTGCTCATGACGGAAGATCAAAGATTTGTAGAGTTTCGATATGACAAGATAAAAGTAGAAACTACTCACGGCACTGGTTGTAGACTTTCCTCAGCGATTGCGTGCTACACAGCGATTGGAAAATCACTGGAAGAATCAATTACGCTTGCTTCCTCATTAGTAAGCAAAGAAATTCTGAGGATGTTGAGCTTATATCAATCTTCGCAGTAG
- the gyrA gene encoding DNA gyrase subunit A gives MSTVIPINIEQELKSSYLSYAMSVIINRAIPDVRDGLKPVHRRILHSMNELGFYWNKPYRKSARVIGEVIGKYHPHGDSAIYDALVRMAQDFSLLVPLIDGQGNFGSIDGDPAAAMRYTEVRLEYISKFLLDDLYENSVDFRPNYDTSENEPVVLPAKFPNILVNGTAGVAVGMATNVPTHNLAEVIDACKLFLENKDVQTDELLKVIKGPDFPTGGFIIGEEGIRSAFETGRGSIIIRSRTHFEETDTRKVIIVDELPYQVNKAKLIENIALLVKEKRLDSISDLRDESNKDGIRIVIELKRGFSCEVVLNQLFQMTQLQTSYSTNMMLLHKMKPTLMPLKDVLAAFIDHRREVISRRTEFRLAKARERASVLIAVYVAILNIDEIVPILKSSKDNETAVLSLCSKKWNIDEDLKKLVEIISNIQLENSEYELSRSQSKAILEMKMQRITGVEKEQLVREIHSEIEVINECISILGSDAVLVNVIVQELNEIREKYPHPRKSVILKNTSAIHTEEELIERETVVVTVTYSGYIKRVSISNYRVQKRGGKGKIAQNIKPEDQLAQIFVLSTHDEILFFSNRGKVYKIKAYKLPVGDPQARGRALVNIFELSEGESITSILPLRSSEDENLIFLTAQGKIKRNSMSDFNYVPTNGKVAIKLNEDDRLIAVKTSKNEDCIFISTRDGKCIRFLVDDLRVLKSRSSEGVKALTLSNGDEAISLSILNQKILSPEEKALYMRTKFSERIKDPTNKDEQFVLSVTENGYGKITSSYEYRITNRGGVGIINIATSKRNGKVVSSFRVLLDNHIMLITNRGQVIRIAASNIPVLGRSTQGVRLFTVKDDERVASVTEVGEVEENDPVQDDYEVDPEE, from the coding sequence ATGTCAACTGTAATTCCAATCAATATAGAACAAGAATTGAAGTCGTCCTATCTGTCTTACGCCATGAGCGTGATTATCAATAGGGCCATTCCTGATGTCCGTGACGGCTTGAAACCAGTCCATAGAAGAATCCTTCATTCTATGAACGAGTTGGGGTTCTACTGGAACAAGCCCTACAGGAAGTCAGCTAGGGTGATCGGGGAGGTGATAGGTAAATATCACCCACATGGGGATAGTGCAATATATGATGCGCTGGTCCGTATGGCACAGGATTTCTCACTGCTTGTCCCGCTGATAGATGGACAGGGCAACTTCGGCTCTATAGATGGAGATCCAGCTGCAGCAATGCGTTATACAGAAGTACGTCTGGAATACATATCAAAATTTTTGCTCGATGATCTCTATGAGAACAGCGTGGATTTTCGCCCCAATTACGATACCTCTGAAAACGAACCAGTGGTTCTACCAGCAAAGTTCCCGAACATCCTCGTAAATGGAACAGCCGGAGTAGCTGTGGGTATGGCAACAAATGTGCCGACTCACAACCTCGCTGAAGTCATAGATGCCTGTAAGTTATTCCTGGAAAATAAAGACGTACAAACGGATGAACTCCTCAAAGTTATTAAAGGTCCAGACTTCCCTACTGGCGGCTTCATTATAGGTGAGGAAGGAATAAGATCAGCTTTTGAGACAGGAAGAGGATCAATCATCATAAGGAGCAGGACGCATTTCGAGGAAACCGATACACGAAAGGTAATCATCGTTGATGAGCTTCCGTACCAGGTCAACAAGGCGAAACTCATAGAGAATATTGCACTTCTGGTCAAGGAAAAAAGATTAGATTCGATTAGCGACCTGCGAGATGAATCAAACAAGGACGGTATAAGAATTGTTATAGAGTTAAAACGCGGATTCTCATGCGAGGTCGTTCTAAACCAACTCTTCCAGATGACACAACTCCAGACGTCTTATAGTACGAATATGATGCTTCTTCATAAGATGAAGCCCACTTTGATGCCTTTGAAGGACGTCCTGGCAGCATTTATTGATCACCGAAGAGAAGTCATTTCGAGAAGAACGGAGTTCAGGTTGGCTAAAGCTAGGGAGAGAGCTAGTGTACTCATCGCAGTGTACGTCGCCATACTGAACATCGACGAAATCGTACCTATTTTAAAATCCTCCAAGGACAACGAAACAGCAGTACTTTCACTCTGCAGCAAAAAATGGAACATAGATGAAGATCTAAAAAAGTTGGTGGAAATAATTTCCAATATACAGCTCGAGAATAGCGAATACGAACTCAGCAGGTCTCAATCCAAGGCCATCCTGGAAATGAAAATGCAGCGCATCACCGGTGTGGAAAAAGAACAGTTAGTCAGGGAAATCCATAGTGAGATAGAGGTTATAAATGAGTGCATATCAATACTAGGAAGCGACGCTGTCCTAGTAAATGTGATAGTCCAGGAGCTGAACGAAATACGGGAAAAGTATCCACATCCACGGAAAAGCGTGATTTTGAAGAATACGAGCGCAATTCACACGGAAGAGGAATTAATAGAGCGCGAAACTGTGGTGGTCACAGTCACGTACTCTGGATATATAAAACGTGTTTCAATATCGAACTATAGGGTTCAGAAAAGAGGTGGTAAGGGTAAGATCGCACAGAACATAAAACCTGAGGACCAGTTAGCACAAATTTTCGTCCTAAGTACACATGATGAGATTCTCTTTTTCTCCAATAGGGGTAAGGTTTATAAAATCAAGGCTTATAAGCTTCCTGTCGGTGATCCGCAAGCAAGAGGAAGAGCGCTCGTCAATATTTTTGAACTCAGTGAAGGTGAATCCATAACCAGTATTTTACCTTTGAGAAGCTCCGAAGATGAAAACTTGATCTTCCTGACAGCACAGGGAAAAATAAAACGCAACTCAATGAGTGATTTCAATTACGTCCCAACAAACGGGAAAGTTGCGATAAAACTCAATGAGGATGATAGATTGATCGCTGTTAAGACATCAAAGAATGAAGACTGTATTTTCATCTCAACAAGGGATGGTAAGTGTATAAGATTCCTAGTGGATGATCTGCGCGTTCTCAAAAGTAGAAGCTCTGAAGGTGTCAAAGCTCTGACTCTGAGTAACGGAGATGAAGCTATTTCACTGTCCATCCTAAACCAAAAGATTCTCTCTCCCGAGGAGAAAGCTTTGTACATGAGAACCAAGTTCTCTGAAAGGATCAAAGATCCTACTAATAAGGATGAACAATTTGTTCTAAGCGTCACCGAGAATGGGTATGGTAAGATCACCTCAAGCTATGAATACAGGATCACCAACCGCGGTGGAGTCGGAATAATAAATATTGCGACTTCAAAACGAAATGGAAAAGTAGTTTCAAGTTTTAGAGTGCTCCTGGACAACCATATAATGCTCATTACTAATCGTGGACAAGTGATAAGAATAGCAGCGAGCAACATTCCCGTCCTTGGAAGGAGTACACAAGGAGTGAGGCTTTTCACTGTCAAAGATGATGAGCGGGTCGCATCTGTGACAGAGGTAGGAGAAGTTGAGGAAAATGATCCCGTCCAGGATGATTATGAGGTCGACCCGGAAGAATAG
- the fabD gene encoding ACP S-malonyltransferase: MTRRVLAYTLDGVGSLAIDMKMLVFPGQGSQYVGMGRELYDAFPVAREVFEEVDDALNMKLSEIIFRGPESLLSSTENTQPALMVTSIAALRTLLRESGKTIADVSKYLAGHSLGEYTALCASGAATPSQIAKVLKIRGSAMQEAVPLGEGSMAALLKVTCEEVQNLIVESNADCEISNDNSNEQVVVSGKTAEIEKITKYAKNKGIKHVIRLNVSAPFHCRLMQPAVQQVSDALSTAEIGTPAVPIVSNVTATPINDPSEIRELLVKQVTGCIRWRESILFAINAGVRTFIEIGAGNVLSKMIARMDPTLETLNLERPSDLEKVINLIG; encoded by the coding sequence TTGACTAGAAGAGTCCTGGCTTATACATTAGATGGGGTTGGTTCTCTCGCAATTGATATGAAGATGCTAGTATTTCCTGGACAAGGCTCCCAGTATGTAGGAATGGGAAGAGAGTTATATGATGCGTTCCCTGTTGCTAGGGAGGTTTTCGAAGAAGTAGATGATGCCCTCAACATGAAATTGTCAGAGATCATTTTCAGAGGTCCTGAATCCTTGCTATCAAGTACGGAGAACACTCAGCCAGCTCTAATGGTTACTTCCATTGCTGCTCTACGTACGTTACTACGGGAATCTGGTAAAACTATTGCTGATGTGTCTAAATACCTAGCTGGACATTCATTGGGTGAGTACACGGCATTATGTGCTTCAGGAGCTGCTACGCCATCCCAAATCGCTAAGGTCCTGAAGATCAGAGGCAGTGCAATGCAGGAAGCTGTTCCATTAGGTGAGGGAAGTATGGCAGCCCTTCTTAAGGTGACATGTGAAGAAGTTCAAAATCTCATTGTGGAGTCAAATGCGGACTGTGAGATCTCGAATGATAACAGCAACGAACAAGTGGTCGTCAGCGGAAAAACGGCTGAAATAGAGAAAATCACTAAATATGCGAAAAATAAAGGCATAAAACATGTGATCAGGTTAAACGTCAGTGCTCCTTTTCATTGTAGGTTGATGCAGCCTGCTGTTCAGCAGGTGAGTGATGCACTTTCCACAGCGGAAATCGGAACGCCAGCTGTGCCAATAGTCTCGAATGTCACTGCTACTCCGATAAATGACCCTTCTGAAATCAGGGAGCTGCTTGTGAAACAAGTGACAGGTTGCATCAGGTGGAGGGAAAGCATTCTGTTTGCTATAAATGCTGGTGTCAGAACATTCATAGAGATCGGAGCGGGCAATGTACTGAGCAAGATGATCGCGAGAATGGATCCAACTTTAGAAACACTCAATCTAGAAAGACCAAGTGATCTAGAAAAAGTAATTAATCTAATAGGATGA
- the acpS gene encoding holo-ACP synthase: MKKKINIGADIVQVSRISRILESYQSRFLKRFFNSWEIEESQLHCGKTRISYLAKRFAAKEAIIKARGHAMGLELKQISIRNNCRGKPFIYFKGRMLRNSQISLSDDGDYALAFVILGDRI, translated from the coding sequence ATGAAGAAAAAAATAAATATAGGCGCAGACATAGTACAAGTATCGCGCATTTCCAGAATATTGGAATCCTATCAATCAAGATTTCTCAAAAGATTTTTCAATTCATGGGAGATAGAAGAATCTCAGCTTCACTGTGGAAAAACCAGAATCTCGTACCTTGCGAAACGATTTGCCGCTAAGGAGGCTATAATAAAAGCTCGCGGTCACGCAATGGGATTAGAGCTAAAACAGATATCCATACGGAATAATTGTAGAGGAAAACCATTTATTTACTTTAAAGGTAGGATGCTTCGTAATTCCCAGATCTCACTAAGTGATGATGGAGACTATGCGCTAGCCTTCGTGATACTTGGAGATAGAATATGA
- the dut gene encoding dUTP diphosphatase encodes MSEIVKVVLLPHGKELEIPKYASEGSSGMDLRAAVPATVTLKEGEFKLIPTGICIELPENMEAQIRPRSGLAAKFGITVLNSPGTIDQDYRGEIKVCLINLSKEPFTIVRGDRIAQMVMARISRVALKETKEVEETKRSSGGFGSTGTK; translated from the coding sequence ATGTCTGAGATCGTAAAAGTAGTACTCCTACCACATGGTAAGGAGCTAGAGATTCCAAAATATGCAAGTGAAGGAAGTTCCGGTATGGACCTGCGAGCTGCCGTTCCAGCTACCGTAACACTGAAAGAAGGAGAATTTAAGCTCATCCCCACAGGCATCTGCATTGAACTACCTGAAAACATGGAAGCCCAAATAAGACCTCGCTCTGGTCTTGCAGCGAAATTTGGCATAACTGTCCTAAACAGTCCAGGAACAATTGATCAAGATTATAGAGGGGAAATAAAAGTCTGCCTGATAAATCTCTCGAAGGAGCCGTTCACAATAGTCAGGGGAGATAGAATAGCACAGATGGTCATGGCAAGGATATCGCGAGTAGCACTGAAGGAAACAAAAGAAGTCGAAGAGACAAAGAGATCGTCCGGGGGATTCGGATCCACTGGCACCAAGTAG
- the era gene encoding GTPase Era has translation MLISPRKDIALDQMKEKSETRSAFVALIGNSNVGKSTLLNTIVGSKVSIVTHKVQTTRTRIRGIYTKNETQLVFVDTPGIFIPKRSLERYIVRNAWKAFSGADIFCFVVDPRYEITESMENILKKVYDNVILVINKIDLIEKFRLLEVARKLNDIKRFKETFMISALKNRGVDDLKNFLLSTAEPGPWYFDEEDETDMPIKFNLSEMLREKLFIRMHEELPYSLTVETENVETLQDRIKVSQIIHVISDSHKKMVIGAKGETIKTIRQQAEREMEEFFGKRVSLLVFVRVSKNWQEKPDILNTINYS, from the coding sequence GTGTTGATAAGTCCAAGAAAGGATATCGCCCTGGATCAAATGAAAGAAAAATCTGAAACCCGTTCAGCTTTTGTTGCTCTAATCGGAAACAGTAACGTTGGCAAGTCCACTCTGCTGAACACGATAGTAGGAAGCAAAGTCTCTATAGTTACTCACAAGGTCCAGACTACCAGGACTAGAATCAGGGGCATATACACGAAAAACGAGACGCAACTAGTTTTTGTTGATACACCAGGGATATTCATACCAAAACGTAGCTTAGAAAGATACATAGTGAGAAATGCTTGGAAGGCATTCTCGGGAGCTGATATATTTTGTTTCGTTGTAGATCCAAGATATGAAATCACCGAAAGTATGGAGAATATCTTAAAAAAAGTTTATGACAACGTGATTTTGGTCATCAATAAAATAGATCTCATAGAGAAATTCAGATTGCTGGAAGTTGCAAGAAAATTAAATGATATAAAACGATTCAAGGAGACTTTTATGATCTCCGCCCTGAAGAATAGGGGTGTGGACGATCTGAAGAATTTCCTCCTGTCTACTGCTGAACCTGGTCCCTGGTACTTCGATGAGGAAGATGAGACCGATATGCCTATCAAGTTTAACTTGTCTGAAATGCTTCGAGAGAAGTTATTCATTAGGATGCATGAAGAGCTACCTTATTCTTTGACTGTGGAAACAGAAAATGTTGAGACCCTTCAGGATAGGATTAAGGTCAGCCAAATAATTCATGTTATCAGCGACTCGCATAAGAAAATGGTAATCGGGGCTAAGGGTGAAACTATCAAAACAATAAGGCAACAGGCAGAAAGGGAGATGGAAGAGTTTTTTGGAAAAAGGGTAAGTCTGCTTGTGTTCGTGAGAGTCAGCAAAAACTGGCAGGAAAAACCAGATATTTTGAACACGATAAACTACTCTTGA
- the dnaG gene encoding DNA primase, translating to MLKKYIELIKERIPLSEVVGRTIKLRKVGTRLIGRCPFHEEKTPSFSVNDSGKFFYCFGCGKSGDVIDFISETKHLNLNDAVEELAASIGIKIEKRSVQGVKFIETQDFLEQLRNWFCDNLHSKIGLNARAYLESRLKKDVITEFKLGYCPSDINSFIKGKCNFQRSVMMESGVLDKGGRCYFKNRIIFPINNRQGKVIAFGSRAIKDDSVPKYINSCETPFFKKSEVLYNLDKAAKVPSDTLVVVEGYMDVISLHQHGYKNVLGVLGTSITPHHLKTLNQLGKKVQFCFDGDLAGIKAAGRVLELIMSEFIEVLDIRIDFAFLPAGKDPDELVKEDYLAFQRILDNAKSLSDTIFYLTTHSRSYDSPEDFIELEKALQNYLKNIKDYKVKRHFQDFFGQQIFVMKKGLRFSQFKSGKRASEMASVNSYQDSAKLVSSASVRTDRKAILLKIVLKFPEILENSEFEEYFSMLEFDDTVHRKLQSAIVLFLNTASELSSDVLKEFLCSDVERIHLFEAVQNTKLPESVHNKENALLLWNRIRKQLWINDLQNEYRNLIKSPDLDEKKMEEANKILEKIREAGT from the coding sequence ATGCTGAAAAAATACATAGAACTGATAAAAGAACGAATACCTCTATCCGAAGTTGTTGGTAGAACCATCAAGCTCAGGAAGGTTGGTACTAGGCTCATAGGTAGATGTCCTTTTCATGAAGAAAAGACACCTTCGTTCTCGGTTAATGATAGTGGGAAGTTCTTCTATTGCTTCGGATGTGGGAAAAGTGGCGATGTCATAGATTTTATCTCAGAAACAAAACATTTGAATCTCAATGATGCAGTTGAGGAACTAGCAGCAAGCATTGGTATCAAAATAGAGAAGAGAAGTGTTCAGGGAGTCAAATTTATTGAAACGCAGGATTTCCTGGAACAGTTGAGAAATTGGTTCTGTGATAATTTGCATTCGAAAATCGGTCTGAATGCTAGGGCGTATCTGGAGAGTCGATTGAAAAAAGATGTAATTACTGAGTTCAAATTGGGTTATTGTCCATCTGATATCAATTCTTTCATAAAGGGCAAGTGTAACTTCCAACGCTCCGTAATGATGGAATCTGGTGTGTTAGATAAGGGTGGTAGATGTTATTTCAAAAATAGAATAATCTTTCCCATAAATAATAGACAGGGAAAAGTCATTGCCTTCGGAAGTAGAGCTATCAAAGATGATTCTGTTCCAAAATATATAAATTCCTGTGAGACGCCTTTCTTCAAGAAAAGCGAAGTCCTGTACAATCTAGATAAGGCAGCAAAAGTTCCATCAGATACGCTAGTGGTTGTAGAAGGATACATGGATGTAATAAGTCTACATCAACACGGATATAAGAACGTCCTTGGAGTACTAGGGACTTCCATCACACCTCACCATCTTAAGACTCTCAACCAACTGGGAAAAAAGGTACAGTTCTGTTTTGATGGAGACCTTGCCGGGATCAAGGCTGCTGGAAGAGTACTAGAACTCATAATGAGCGAGTTCATCGAAGTCCTAGATATAAGAATAGACTTTGCTTTTCTACCGGCAGGTAAAGACCCTGATGAACTAGTCAAAGAAGACTATTTAGCGTTTCAGAGAATTCTGGACAATGCAAAATCCCTATCGGATACAATATTCTATCTGACTACTCACAGTCGTTCGTATGACTCTCCAGAAGATTTCATAGAACTTGAAAAAGCGTTACAGAACTACTTGAAAAATATAAAAGATTATAAGGTAAAAAGGCACTTTCAAGACTTCTTCGGTCAACAGATTTTCGTGATGAAGAAGGGACTCCGCTTCAGTCAATTTAAATCCGGGAAGCGTGCCAGTGAAATGGCTTCGGTGAACTCCTACCAGGATTCTGCAAAATTAGTGTCCTCAGCTAGTGTGCGCACAGATAGAAAGGCTATTCTGTTAAAGATTGTTTTGAAGTTTCCTGAAATCCTCGAGAACAGCGAGTTCGAAGAATATTTTTCTATGTTGGAATTCGATGATACGGTTCATAGAAAACTTCAATCTGCAATTGTGCTATTCCTTAATACTGCTTCTGAACTTAGTAGCGATGTCTTGAAAGAGTTCCTATGTTCAGATGTAGAAAGAATACATCTCTTCGAAGCTGTGCAGAATACCAAATTACCCGAATCTGTTCACAATAAAGAAAACGCCCTCCTGTTGTGGAACAGAATAAGAAAACAATTATGGATAAATGATCTACAAAATGAATATCGTAATCTTATTAAATCTCCAGACTTGGATGAAAAAAAAATGGAGGAAGCAAATAAAATTCTGGAGAAGATTCGTGAAGCAGGTACATAA